In Anopheles ziemanni chromosome X, idAnoZiCoDA_A2_x.2, whole genome shotgun sequence, the genomic window GAAACTGTTTGGAGGCACCGACACAGGGTATACGCATACGAAAGCAGGGGCAACCCCTTTCTTTCAATCCTCTTCGGCAGTCTGTTGGATAATTTGGTTTCTAAATTTATGCCGTTAATAATTAATAACAAGTTGAACGCTTTCCACAGCAGTCTACCAATGCAGCGAGTCGTAGCGACAGCTTTCAGCGTGTCAAACCAGCAAATTGGCCTACTATACTGCTCTGTTCCGAACCACGTAGCCCTGGAGGCACGCGAAGGGTGTTGTTGGCTGACaaaaatagggaaaaaaaGTGTTCCGTACCAATTTTGATGTCAGGCTGGAGGCGTCAGAGGCACGGTTAACGGTTCGTTGCAGGAAACCGGCGGCTATGGGTTGCCATAATAACCAGAATGATGACAGCGAAAAGCACAGGAAGCACTAGAACAAAACTTGCCGTAAACACTTCCGCAATGAAATGATATTttcgaaagaaagagagagagctaGCTTTTGGCGAAGCATCAGAACGTGGGAAACAAATCCACGGTTGGCTGAGTAACGCAGAAAACCGTGAGAATGTTTGGCACGCTCTCCAATTGGCAATTGACATTTTGATAAATCTTATTCGCGCAAACAGCAGATTCACTATTGCGACAGAAGGTTACAATCGTGGTTCGCTGTGGTAGTGGCATCGAGCTAATGACCTGCCACTAGAAGCCTTGTTCTCTCCGTTCGCTTCTTCGCATCCTTATTAAGCCATTTCGCTTGTGTGGCACGCCTAAATTATCGAAATTTGTGTTTGTATTACATTTATGGGTTAGCGGTTACTACCAAatcaaatgtaataaaatcattGTTGCAAAATTGGTCAGTTAAAGTAATTTCGGTCCcgattgaaatgaaatcaattttcgCTTTGATTAAAAAACCGCTCAGTGACCTCTTTCATAGCGTTAAAGCcgatttattaatttataaattaaCGTAAAGTGTAGGAccaattgaattaaaatttcaaaaatgttgttaTAACCTACGTTGCACTCAAATTGCGACCTATTATGATGCTATCAGCCTATAGTTTGTTAAGTGTCGATTGAGTTATAACACATGAATAAATTCAATGCAAGATTCTTTGCTTGGAAAGGATAAAAAACGTCTTTGCTGgtaattttcaattacaaTCAAGaatgatttattcaaaatgtataACTAACAATCTTAAAATTctttaaagtttaaatttgTGAATTAAGTTTAGAAGTAAGTATCAAActtaagaaagaaaaggaaaaaaaagatagtaTCTAAATTGATTCAAACGAATATTGACATTATCACAAAGAATACTCTAGTGCAGGGGttggcatacatttcctaGAAAAAACCAGATGGATTAAAAGGAAAGCGAGTGCGCGGGAAGGATACCTTAcacgatgatttaatgtttacaAAGTAGTATCAATTTAAATGGTGTATCAACTTTCCCAATAGTGAAGTTTCATTGAGAGTGGTTAGAGATaatgaatttgaaattttatctttCAACTTTCTTAAACATGTTCatacttattttcgttgaattcaACAATTTTCTGTAAAACGCAAACCTAACCGCAAATTACGAtgtgttttttgtatgaagcaagaatattttcttacggggcggaaaaaaaatcagtagGCTGGCCGTACTTTGCCGACCACTGCTCTAGTGTATTAAATACTGGTACGCCGGAAGGATCAAAGTAGAAACCTACCGGGAAATAACGACGAAAATATACGTTTCATCTTAATAGAATGTagaaatttgaaattaaaaaatatcaaaaggaATGATTCTCATATTTGAAAAAAGTCCTGCTGATTTATGCATCAATCGCTGATAAAAATGTGGTTTTATAGACGTAAAAATACGGTAATTAAAGTTTTCAGTGAAAACTTactttgcaataaaaaatataaaccttTGTGCAGTTATTGAAACTTAGTTTCGTGTTTATTTTATAACGACAACCCAAATGGTACAGGCAATTACAATAGTTCGTACAGTTTGGAGCAATTTTTTCAACAGACTTACTAACATTGCGTTAAAATCACGCGTTCGCTAAACGACTCAGGAAAAGGCGGAAGCgccttttattttacctttttccccCTCTCCAGCCAGCACTGTTGGACTTCTGGAAACATCCGCCGAGCCGTTGTACAACTTTCCGTGCTCATACCGTCAGGCCCGCGTTTGGTCATCAGTTTTATCATTATAATCATGGCCCAAAATTATCTCCCGGGAAAGCGAGAGGAGTCTGAAGTCGCGTAAAAACTTTGGCTCTcccctttgtttgtttgtttttcattcgaaagatgCGACCGTCGACGCCAGATGGTGCCGGGTACGAGAAAAGTGTGAAGCTTCGTGCTGGTAGGGCGCTGTAGAAACCGTCGCTTTCTACGCAAACACGTTCCGGGGTTTGTTCCCCTTGAAGGCGTTGCTTCTTGCCTGGTAACTTGCCATCGTGCAGTCGCTACCGTCTTTTCCAACAACAATGCCGATAACGTCGGTGGTCGAGCCCTATACCGACAGTATCTGCCTCCTTCACCCCATTTTCCATCTCCGTGACGATAAAAGTCAGgcgtatgtttgttttacattccGAGTCTtaattgaaatcaattttatcCGTGCGCACTCGATTTCAGTTTAGAGTCCACACCGAGAAGGTGGGTACACACAATCAAGAACACTACTGCTTCGTGTCACCGTGGGCGAAGCAAATGTTCAGCTTATCTTTTTCACTTCACCTAAACCTGTGCGCAACGACGGGGGTGCACGAAGGTTTTGTAAAATACAAGTGGTGCCACTGCGCGGTGCTTGGCCGAACGTGAAGCAAAGCATAATTTCCGTTTTAACGCTGACAAAATGgtggattttaatttaatccaCAGTCTGGTCAACAAAGAAGGCCATTTTGCTgctagaaaaggaaaaacaaaaaaccgtaAGAGTTAGGTCGGACTATGGTGACAGGACTGGGTATGGGAAGGTTCCTCAGTCTTAGCTTCGAGGAAGCACACGAACCTCAGCTCTAGTTGGTCGCGATAGGACACAACAGTTGTTCAGCGGGATTTATTTATTACTCTCAGAAATTGCCATCGATATTCACTAAATGTATCAAATAAGAGATAAACAATCTACTAAGTATTGCAGTCCGATTGTTCATTCCGCTCAAGATCAGTACCAAATAATATCTTTTGTTTGAATTCGATAACGTACTGCCTtaataatatttcaaaacaacaagcgctttgaaaattgaaccaaatagaatacgatataaaaaaaaactgccactCACTATCTTACACAACCACTTCAAACATGTCAAGCAATATGCAAGTTTACAAGCGCATCGAATCAAGTAGGATGGTTTGTCGTTGATCGATAACTTGAAATCGAACAAAGTAAAACAAGTCTCAAGTAAGTTTAAAATGAGGAGACAAATTTGtcataaaatgaaatgaagaaaGACAATTCTATATTGCATTCGGtactgcaaaacaaaaatactacaaataaaatattgcaatgTCACATTTGATTGTGAGAGAAGAATGGATTTGTGCTATTAATGTCTCTTTTGAATTTAATTACTAGAAGTAGTAAATTATAGTTAAATTATTAAGTTTTCGTGTTTTCTtgactatttttttaattaaaaaaaacattttgaaaatgtatcAAACAAGAGAAACCTTTGCGGGATGGTTTTGCAAAAACATGGATGAGCTAAACAATCATTCATCAACTTTACTTATACGCTTcaggggaaaactttttgtttcaataaattaaGGTAGAATAAAGATTAATATAAATTTGATTgctttttgattaaattaaatttaaactttgttataaatgaaataaaaggtATTGTGGTTAGATTTGCTAACTTTAATTGCTAACTGCTTGGGGCTCCAGAACCTTAGGCTACTAAAAGCTTATCCTTACTTCGAACTTGCAATTTGTAGTGTGTCGTGACGCCGTGCTAGGGAAGTCTAATCCATACAAGCTGAATTGAACCATGCCTTGACGAAAATTCTCGCTTGGGTGATGAGCAAATTGGCACGGGGCAAAGCAAAGCTAGGCacggatgaaaatgaaaagatgaTCATACATTGTAAAAACCATTTCACCTACCGGTGCTTTCTGTAGCCGTTGTCatagtgctgctgctgctgttgctgtagcTGCTTATTGTCGTAGTATTGGTTGTAGTAGTCGTTCCGCTGCCAAGTCTTTTTATCACTCTCCTCCAGGATAACGTCGGACGCACCGAGCCCGGGCCCGTTACCGAGTGACCCGAGGCCCGCCATACCGCCGAAGCTGCCGTACGCCGACCCACCGAACGCGCCGTTCAACAGCCCAATCGTGCTACCACCGCTCCGCTCTCGCCCGGGATGGTGCATCTTGACACCGTAGTTGTAGCCACTCTCAAAGTTGTGGTAGCCTACGTTGGGTTGGATCTCGAAGCTGGAGTAACCACCGTTGCCGCCGCCCAAGCCCATTGCGTTCGTTGACTTCGTCAGCAGGTCTTGAAAGTCATTCTCCACCGCTGTAGACAGAAAAAGGACAAGTTAAGGTAATAAACTCGCGTATTTGCGTACAAAATGTTGTAAATACTTTAGCTatgatttttgcttttttaaagTTACTAGCTTAtttgcccggttacacgggcactATGACCTTTTTTATGTGAAAGCTATCTTCTAGGAGGTGGAATATGAAATTTTAGTTAAATATAACATTCAACGTTTTATTCCAAGTCCAGTTATCACTTATTCACTTGTCGTCCGAGTCACTTGTCGAACCATTAAATCGGTATTGTACAACTTCATATTAATCTTAGGAAACTTTGTAATATTTATTGCTAAGAAATGTGGTTCAATTAAATCCttcagtttcctcgtgtttgTCCATCGGAGTGAGCTCTGGATTTCGTTCTGGTTGATTTGTACATCATGGcgatagttttgttttgtgtgtgactgtattttatatgaatttgtgttttgtatgtgtttcgaagcacttgaagAATCGTGTATTGGAGAAAACAGTTCTAAGGAAATTCGCCATCTTTTCTGTTGGtggtgcattttgtttttctttttttttttgttaaattattcGAAGACCATTGCTAGTTACCCGGTgtcgagtattttttttttatttgactctATTGAACGTATTTCATAAGGCCCGGGCCCGGTGCCGCGCGAAAATATTAAATCgcttcaaaacacaatttcaacatgaaaagttttttgttaattcaAGTATCTTTACTCTTTCCCAAATCAAGCTGGTTGCTATAGCAATCAATGCTATGTAACTGTCGGAACTTTTTGTCATAAGTAAATACGCTTCGATATTCTTGTTCATGCTTCATATTTGTGGACAAACTGAAAATACTAAACATTTGTGGCAAGTTAGTTACTTCAAATCGAGAACCAAGCACATCAGGACCGATCATGAAGACGCTAATTCAGTTATTCTGTTGCGGGATTATTGGTTTGGATAGTTTTCCCTATTCCAGCAGCAGGTTACTGGTTGCATGCAACTTGAGATTGCGTGCAACATGAGACTATACAACTTGTAAGCgcactttgctaaattttataatttatagaaGAAGATAGATATTATAAAGCATAGTCTGCAAAACTATCCCATCCTGAACGATGTTGCCAGGGGTATCCATTCATCGACCTACTTTTGTTGCTGCCGTAAAATGTGCGCCGAGAAGAAAATTAATGTACGCACCAAGGTAGCGCGGAGTGAAATATAAACGTGTGCTATTTATAGTTCGTCGTGGGGCGGTTCCTCAAAATAAGCGGAAAGTTCCATACCGTCAGGTATCAGCAAAGTTCAGAACGTCGAGTTCTGCAGAAGGGAGAACTAGGGAGTGTGCGGCGTCGGATGTTATAAAGACATTCTACCGTACACATCAGCCTCATCAGCAACAGTCGAGTTGCTCGTCACGCTAAAGGTTAACCTTTAGGCGATTGCTGTTGACTGCGTTGCGAAGGAAAATAGACCGAGCCGAAACTTATGGCAccgtgtggaaaaaaaaacacacgcttCCCTTTACCCCATCCCCCCGGGTGTGGCAGGGTGCGGGAGGATAATCTATCTATATACGTTTCCGTCTTACCTTTCGTGCGCTGCTTCAGCTCCTTCAAGCTGCCGCTGCCGCTCGAACCGCTCCCGGAACCGATGACCTTCCCATGGTAAACGGTCGACTGCTGTCCAGTGGTTTGCTGTGTCTTCGCGCGATGGCTATTCTTTGAATTATGATGTAACTGCCGAACATGGACGTCATCCACCTGCGTACGTCCGTACATGCGTGCGTCGGATTTTTGTCATGCCACGTACGGTGAAGAAAGAAtcggaaaaagagagaaacgGTGATATTTAAACAAAGGGGAAAAGAACATACAAGATAGTCGAATGATTCCACCCTGGGAACCGAATGAGAATTAATGGTTATACTAGCATACTTCCACCCGCTAAACAAACAACCGATAACTAATAATATAGTACGTTAATAATTCAAGGGTGAAAAAAATTTTCAGCACTTCTAACACAATAAGCGTCACTACACAAAATAAAGGATAAAACAGACGAGCTGGCCATGAAAATGGTATACATTGCACAAGAGAAAAATAGGTTTGTACATTCTTCAGCACGCTTGGCACGATTTAAGCTACAAAACGAATGAAGAAGTCTAGatgaaaaaatgaagaagTTAGAACACCGTCAAAACATAGTGGATAATTATCAATTCAAGAAGGAACTGTTTTAGTTTTACCCGAAATGCTTTCGATCAATAGAAAATATTGTGATGTTCGATTTTGCCGAAAGAaacattagaaaaataaaatcatctacTTAACCTCATACAGATAAAAATACTTGTAATAAGAAGATGTTGGCATATTTAACACAAAATAGGACAAACGGAGCTAGATTTCAGTTAGACTTTTCTTATCCTAATCATGATTGCCATTAACTCCTTCCATCTCTCCCGTCGGTCATGCCTCCCCCGGTGGTGGCCGGAAGTGCTATCTTTACCTGCTTGCCATTAATCAGCCATGTAATGTGCGGTGGCGGACGGGCTCTCGACGTGGTGCAGTTCGCAATCAGCATGTCGCCATAGTATAGCTGCTTCTTGGCAAATTCGATCGTCGGTGGTCCCTTTTGTTTAACTGTGTGTggagatgacgaagaaaaCCGCACGCAGGCGTGCACATGACACAAACATTACCATCAGCAGCATGATCACGTTTCATGCATGGACAAATTGTGGGTGGCTCGTCTTTTATAGCCACATACTTACGTATCACATGCAGCATTTCGTCGTTCGAAGCCTTGGTGAAGATGGGCGTATCGGTAGATACTTCGCAGTAGTACGTACCGGACGCATCGTAGTCTACGTTCTTCAAGGTCAGCGTCGAAGGAGTAACCTTTTTCCACTGGGGAGCAAGTGTGTGGTTTGCCGGGAAGCGTAATTAGATACCCATTgtgaaagcaaaaaataagagagaaacaaacattcataTACTTTGAAATAGTTCTGTTGATGTAATATGTTTGTCTTAATTATGGTTAAAGGCCCGGCCGGTATAAGAATTGTTAATTTGATACATTTAGTAGTCTTATTCGCAGcctcatttaaaataatataataactTAGTGGTACATAATTagatacaaataaaaacattgatcATCTTCATTGTTACAGTAATGTATGATTCATAATTCacagtatattttagtttaataATAGGGTAGATTAAACTTTTAGTCCTTGTAAGATAACTAGTAAACGTATTTAAAAGGGAATATTAGGATGATTACAGCTCTTGAGATTTCCATTACccgcaaaagaaaatcaattctttATTACAGACTGTTAAACATGCCCAATACTAAGCAAAGAatgtgaaacgaaaaattctGCTCATAAGTTTCGCGCATAACATGTCATTACAAGTTTTTTCGATAAACAAGACAAGTTTAAAAGCGTTCGGCGTCTCTTTTATCTTCGGAACCAAAACGTCAAACCTGTTTGCGGTACCATTAAACCCATAAGGGCATCGTCAAACTATTGTACAAAATTATGAGAACACccactttttttaattctcaACATCTCTCTATTGGTCAAAGAAGCTctgtattatttttcatagattaCTTGCCTTTTGAACACGAGATTTTCACCTGTTTTGAAGCAGTGGTCattttacataaataaaatattgctgtttgctgtttttattGAAGGAAATTCATAGCAACGCAACATAAATtccaaataaacaaaacaatcagaCAAGAATGGTACAAGGCACCGTTGGTCATGCTATAGAACCTGACCAATTTGAAGCCGAATCATAATTTTAATCAGTTCTGAAAAATATCAGACATACTAAGCACTTGTTGTGGCTGTTTAAGGATACTTTCACGCGTATGGCATTATGGCAAGGCGACAAAACATTCACGatataaaacaataacaaaaaatttgaagttgTCCAGTACCGTATGTCAATTATATCTAATCATCCATACTGTATCAAGGTCACTAGTACCTCAAAGATGAGCAAATTAAGGACAGTTCTCATATGAAAAGGCAAGAAGATAAACGAGAAACAACTTCACATCACGAAGAACTGGGAAAAAGATCAGTGTCGTGCAGAATGTTTGAAACAGAATTGTTTCCAGACGGCCAAGAGGTGTTCAGCAGGATGCAACTACGCTCTCAAAGAAATAAATCTACCATATTGgcgttccaaaaaaaaaaaacgttaaagaGTAGAGGTGCAAAAGCAATACGCTCTTTGCTTCATATTGCGGCAGGTGGAATTGAATGACACCAACTTCATATTTTAGGGTGAAGTGGGGTTTAATGTCTAATGCATCTGGAAAACCTCGAGTTGTTCCACCTATTCGCAGTGTCAATACTACCATCTGTTGCACTATGTTTTAAAATCACATAATGGTTTACGGCTAGGTAGATGGAACATTCAATCCACAGTTGTTCGTTAAAGTTTTAGACAAAATGAATCATTTAACAGACAAAAGAATTATCATTTAAAGGGGTATTTAAATCACaatcaaaacatgttttcgGAATGGAAAACGGCCACAGAATGAGACCGAGTTGGTTTGGGGAGTTGCTGCCACTACATATGTTATACAAATATATAAGAATATACAACAATATTATTATAAGGCAGCTACAGCAAAAGGTTTGGGAAGAAGCATAAGGTTCAATGTTTTAATTCCTTAAATACACTTTTCCACTCTAGGTTCCGACTATGTTATAAAAAACGGTAGCAGTGAGCGATTAGGTGGTAAAAAGAACTTCTTCGCAACATGGTCCCCAGTATTAGATCACCTTATTTGCACACATCACCATTTGCATAGCATTAGAACGTGTTTGATACATGCCGATTCTTTTTGCCCTCTACATGAGTCATCCGTAGATTGCATTTTGTAGGTTGATTAGTAACTTGGAACTCCGGTTTTGTGAGCAGAAAATCCGTGTAGGTATGCGAAACGCACATTATGAACaggaaaaaaattgtttgtgcTGCATATAGGTCAATACAATCTGAAGTTGtgcaaaaatttgaaaataagtgAAGCCCGTAACTGAACCAGGTCATGCGATTGGTCTACCAGTAATACGGTGCTAGTGTGCGAAGGGTGTGGTAGTGTTCGACGAAGTGAAATATATCTTCCGGCCATTTCGAACAGCTCTGCGCCATCGTTCGGCGtttttggtggtggtgagaATTACCTAACCCGTCACGGGCGGGCTGCTCGTGATAGCCGCTAGCCAACTTCCTTCCCTCATGCCATCGGGCGAGCTACAAAATTGGCTAATGGCGGTAAAAGGTGTTGCTACGATGCGACCTCACCGGTTTCATGTCTTCCCATGCCAGTGGCCATCTCGATCCCGGGATGGGGAGACGACGGTTAGAGGGTGGTGCTGAAATACGAACGGATTTTAATGGTCTCCGCGTAATGGTGACGGTAAATGACCATCGGCAAATCGGTTTGGTAGTAGCGCTGGAGGACGAGGGAGACTCGAGCGGCCACCCGGAACAAGATAGGGCATCCTGGCTGGGGTGTTTATTGATATTTTCTGTCCTCTTCCCGGTTTTACTGCTTTTTCCCCCCTATCTTCGGACACCATCATTGCACGGAACGACCATATTCGTTGGCCGGTGGGTAATtaaagcaccaccaccacaaccaaccACCCCTCCCCTACCACAATCACCGGCGGGCAAAtcacatttttaatttgcgcACGAGCGAAGTGAGAACTTAAGCCCTTTTTAAAAGTACCCTAATAGACAATTCTTACGAGCTGATTAAGGACCCCTTGCAATCAACAGATTCATACGCTTTGTTTCTTGAATTGGAGTTTTATCGGCATATTTCAACAAGTGAGTCCATCACAAACGAACTACTACGCAAATTCACTTACAGTTCGTTACGTAATCGTCAGGTGATTGCGTTCAAGGTGGTACCAGTCAGTGAACACATAACTTTTTCCTGTTGCTCTAAACAATGACTCACAAATGACTAtgatacaaaaacaaatcggaAGAGAATTTTTACAACACGGTAACATGTAGAGTCCCGTAAAAcctggacaaaaaaaaaacgaggaaacgAGGAAACAGTCAGTTATATACAAGGAAAGCTTTTCTGGTTCAATCCCGAGCATACAATGATAGGTTAGAAAACGTGCTCAACGCAGCCCTAAAATGGCGGTGATATCATCCCAACTTAAAATTTTCGAACAGCATTCGAGCCATCTCACTCTTTTGTTCCGCATTCGTCCTTTCTACCACTCGTACGAGATACGTTTACGATAAGCAGAGAGTGTTTGTGTTACCAATACGGAGCACTAGCCTCATGCACCACACACGTGTTGCTCTGTTCTTTCAGCACCCCtgggaattttcctttccagttGTGTCCATCATTCAGAGTTGTGTTTTGTCGGTCTACCGCTTGCGGTCTACCTCTTTGTTGTTCTTGCTTGTTGTTTCATGttcctgcttttttttttactattcaCGCAATCAAAACTGGTTCACGATATTGCAATGAAGCTAAATGTGCAAAACAGCGTTCAATTGTGAATAACTCACGCACTTGTAAATCAATAATTCCGATATTGAATaatcaatgaaaaatcaaTGGCAAGTAACAAGTTAAAGCTCGTAAATTGAAGCAAGTTACATCAGTTTTACTATTGAGAGGATGCTAGGAGGGAGAGAGGATCTCAGCCATACGCTGTAGCActagaaaagttaaaaaaccCCTCCATGATATTGATCAAAAATGCGTCTCCTTCgctaaatttgttttgaatatttttttcgaaattcaCTGCGTTcggcatccaaacatcattgcAAAAGTGACCAAGTTCTAGGCAAGAATTAGTCCGTGTTCTACCGATTATTTACATTTCAGATAAAAACCAAGACTGCTATGCGATATCAGAGAAATATCAATGATTGTTCCCTAGCACTGCAGGTGCAAGACTGATggagaaacaataaaatacgTGGGACAAAGATATAATAcatgcaacacacacacaaaaggcGATGCACACGCAGAGCAGCCAACGGtaacaaaaaagaatccaTTTCGAACTCTTCTGGTTTATAAGACTTGTATAAGCTGCAACTCTTTCGAGTGTTTCTAGCCGGTTGAGTTGCTGCTAAAAGCTGAACGAAATTGTATAGATTTGGAGATTCATTCTCTTCTTTGTGTTGGTC contains:
- the LOC131290622 gene encoding uncharacterized protein LOC131290622; amino-acid sequence: MDKIWITCLLLIIAIIYVQTNGQSTVNVQLVVTKYVERGSAVALYCENDVLPDILYKVTFLKEGSKIFEYIKGRSPLYRNYSIAGAEIDWKKVTPSTLTLKNVDYDASGTYYCEVSTDTPIFTKASNDEMLHVILKQKGPPTIEFAKKQLYYGDMLIANCTTSRARPPPHITWLINGKQVDDVHVRQLHHNSKNSHRAKTQQTTGQQSTVYHGKVIGSGSGSSGSGSLKELKQRTKAVENDFQDLLTKSTNAMGLGGGNGGYSSFEIQPNVGYHNFESGYNYGVKMHHPGRERSGGSTIGLLNGAFGGSAYGSFGGMAGLGSLGNGPGLGASDVILEESDKKTWQRNDYYNQYYDNKQLQQQQQQHYDNGYRKHRTMYEHKYRRHVNEGEPRKSHRVSASYSQLSIRITEAQTNDLGRIEITCLATIPAHLEPGTEQFADYKTSSIKLDIEHNDQTSPQPSMSGMAAFGNSGAVQNSFHTVPVHSRATMALTSALIALASAYYRARTQCA